One window of Mesorhizobium sp. PAMC28654 genomic DNA carries:
- a CDS encoding LysR family transcriptional regulator, protein MDTLTRMRAFIDVVEAEGFSAAARKIGRSKALLSKYVRELEDELGALLLNRTTRQFSMTEAGHTYYRRASEIVREVDSLADAVRESSGDVRGRIKLSAPRTFADAPIGQSLIDFAKQYPDIVLDIQLDDRFVDLVEEGFDLAVRISRLENSSLIARRLAPFSIKLCASPELIAKHGMPTRPQDLGRMPCIIDTNGRGLNNWPFKGDNSDQLSVAVSGPIEVNSPMAARAAAVSGLGFCILPDFIAAPDIASGRLVTVMDDRVLSGGGIFAVYPHRRYLPAKVRVFVDYLVQWFKDK, encoded by the coding sequence ATGGACACATTGACCCGCATGCGCGCCTTCATCGACGTGGTCGAGGCCGAGGGCTTCTCGGCGGCGGCGCGCAAGATTGGGCGCTCCAAGGCGCTGCTGTCGAAATATGTGCGCGAGTTGGAGGACGAGCTCGGCGCGCTGCTGCTCAACCGCACCACGCGGCAGTTCTCGATGACCGAAGCGGGCCATACCTATTATCGCCGCGCCTCGGAGATCGTTCGCGAGGTCGACAGCCTCGCCGATGCGGTACGCGAATCCTCCGGCGACGTACGCGGCAGGATCAAGCTTTCGGCGCCAAGGACCTTCGCCGACGCGCCGATCGGCCAGTCGCTGATCGACTTCGCCAAGCAGTATCCCGATATCGTGCTCGACATTCAGCTCGACGACCGCTTCGTCGATCTGGTCGAGGAAGGCTTCGACCTTGCGGTGCGCATCTCGCGACTGGAGAACTCGTCGCTGATCGCAAGGCGCCTGGCGCCATTCTCGATAAAGCTCTGCGCCTCTCCCGAACTGATCGCCAAGCACGGCATGCCGACCCGGCCGCAGGATCTGGGCCGCATGCCCTGCATTATCGACACCAACGGCCGCGGGCTGAACAACTGGCCGTTCAAGGGCGACAACAGCGATCAGCTGAGCGTCGCGGTGTCGGGCCCCATCGAGGTCAACAGCCCGATGGCCGCGCGGGCCGCGGCCGTGTCGGGGCTTGGATTTTGCATCTTGCCGGACTTCATCGCCGCGCCCGACATCGCGAGTGGCCGGTTGGTGACCGTGATGGATGACCGCGTCCTGTCGGGTGGCGGCATCTTCGCTGTTTATCCGCATAGGCGTTATCTGCCCGCAAAGGTTCGCGTTTTCGTCGATTACCTGGTGCAGT
- a CDS encoding amidase: MPSTRGPLNAFLDLDDIPVASAPSGPLAGLTLAVKDIFDVAGYRTGCGNPQKFEEALPAIATAPAVQALLDAGARFVGKTQTDELAFSLMGLNAHFPSPVNPAAPSRITGGSSSGSASAVASGLADIATGSDTGGSIRAPASFCGLIGLRATHGRISLDGAMPLAPSFDTFGWFARDMASYEKVGAVLLGEDAHRHDLKRPLALNVLDALMLGQKEADAYRDMIRPVASVTGAPKTAEPLSHSIDDLYWCFRTLQGYEAWQSHGAWISASGSALGPFVKERFEHGATSGADAVQRETQRREAFRGELAALLGEDGVLVLPTVPGAAPLKKAPIEDLQNWRERALRLLCLSGLSGFPQVTLPLGSVDGAPFGLSLMGPRNSDRQLMALAARILAAWRKG, from the coding sequence ATGCCATCGACGCGCGGCCCGCTGAACGCTTTTCTTGATCTCGACGATATCCCGGTCGCCAGCGCGCCATCCGGCCCGCTGGCCGGGCTCACGCTGGCGGTCAAGGATATCTTCGACGTGGCCGGCTATCGCACCGGCTGCGGCAATCCGCAAAAATTCGAGGAGGCTTTGCCAGCAATTGCCACAGCGCCCGCCGTGCAGGCGCTGCTCGATGCCGGCGCGCGTTTCGTCGGCAAGACGCAGACCGACGAACTGGCCTTCTCGCTGATGGGTCTGAACGCGCACTTCCCCTCGCCGGTCAATCCGGCGGCACCCAGCCGCATCACCGGCGGTTCATCCTCGGGCTCGGCCTCGGCGGTCGCCAGCGGGCTGGCCGACATCGCCACCGGCTCGGACACGGGCGGCTCGATCCGGGCACCGGCAAGTTTCTGCGGCCTGATCGGGTTGCGTGCCACGCACGGTCGCATCTCGCTCGATGGCGCGATGCCGCTCGCTCCCTCCTTTGATACGTTCGGCTGGTTTGCCAGGGATATGGCCAGCTATGAGAAGGTCGGTGCTGTGCTGCTGGGCGAGGATGCCCACCGCCATGACCTGAAACGCCCGCTCGCCTTGAATGTGCTGGACGCGCTCATGCTCGGCCAGAAGGAGGCCGATGCCTACCGCGATATGATCAGGCCTGTCGCGTCAGTGACGGGTGCGCCGAAGACCGCCGAGCCGCTGTCGCATTCCATCGATGATCTCTACTGGTGTTTCCGTACGCTGCAGGGATATGAGGCTTGGCAAAGCCATGGCGCCTGGATATCGGCGAGCGGCAGTGCGCTCGGCCCGTTCGTCAAGGAGCGCTTCGAGCATGGCGCGACGAGCGGCGCCGATGCCGTGCAACGCGAAACGCAGCGGCGCGAGGCCTTCCGCGGCGAACTTGCTGCCCTGCTTGGCGAGGACGGCGTTCTGGTGCTTCCGACGGTTCCGGGCGCCGCCCCGCTCAAGAAGGCTCCGATCGAGGATTTGCAGAACTGGCGCGAACGTGCCTTAAGGCTGCTGTGCCTCTCCGGCCTGTCAGGCTTCCCACAAGTCACGCTGCCGCTGGGTTCAGTCGATGGCGCGCCCTTCGGCCTTTCGCTGATGGGACCGAGGAACAGCGACAGACAGTTGATGGCACTGGCCGCACGCATCCTGGCGGCCTGGCGGAAAGGCTGA
- the odc2 gene encoding ornithine/lysine decarboxylase: protein MATQRILDFLATRRPSGPCLVVDLDVVRDNFRAFEKALPDSRIYYAVKANPAPEILRLLAAMGSSFDTASVAEVEMAMDAGAPADRISFGNTIKKERDILRAYQLGIRLFAVDCVEEVEKIARAAPGSRVFCRVLTDGEGAEWPLSRKFGCVPAMAVDVLRKAKVLGLDAYGVSFHVGSQQTDLTAWDRALADAKKVFSTLAEEGIVLKMVNMGGGFPTRYLKDVPAAQAYGQAIFSALRKHFGNALPETIIEPGRGMVGNAGVIKSEVVLISKKADNDNVRWVFLDIGKFGGLAETMDEAIRYPIVTSHDGDETAPCVLAGPTCDSADVMYEKTPYPLPLSLTIGDEVLIEGTGAYTTTYSAVAFNGFEPLRSYVI, encoded by the coding sequence ATGGCTACCCAGCGCATCCTCGACTTCCTCGCCACCCGACGTCCGTCCGGCCCCTGCCTCGTCGTCGACCTCGATGTCGTGCGTGACAATTTCCGCGCCTTCGAGAAGGCGTTGCCCGATTCCAGGATCTACTATGCGGTGAAGGCAAACCCGGCGCCGGAGATCCTGCGCCTGCTTGCCGCGATGGGCTCGTCCTTCGACACCGCTTCCGTTGCCGAAGTCGAGATGGCGATGGACGCCGGTGCGCCGGCGGACCGCATCTCCTTCGGCAACACCATCAAGAAGGAGCGCGACATCCTGCGCGCCTACCAGCTCGGCATTCGCCTGTTCGCGGTCGATTGCGTCGAGGAGGTCGAGAAGATCGCCCGCGCAGCTCCAGGCTCCCGCGTGTTCTGCCGCGTGCTGACCGATGGCGAGGGCGCCGAATGGCCGCTGTCGCGCAAGTTCGGCTGCGTGCCGGCGATGGCCGTCGACGTGCTGCGCAAGGCCAAGGTGCTCGGTCTGGATGCCTATGGCGTGTCGTTCCACGTCGGCTCGCAGCAGACCGACCTGACCGCCTGGGACCGGGCGCTCGCTGACGCCAAGAAGGTGTTCTCGACGCTGGCCGAGGAAGGGATCGTCTTGAAGATGGTCAATATGGGCGGCGGTTTTCCGACCCGTTACCTGAAGGACGTGCCGGCGGCGCAGGCCTACGGCCAGGCGATCTTCTCGGCGCTGCGCAAGCATTTCGGCAACGCGCTGCCCGAGACCATCATCGAGCCGGGCCGTGGCATGGTTGGAAACGCCGGCGTCATCAAGTCGGAAGTCGTGCTGATCTCGAAGAAGGCCGACAATGACAATGTGCGCTGGGTGTTCCTCGACATCGGCAAGTTCGGCGGTCTCGCCGAGACGATGGACGAGGCGATCCGCTACCCGATCGTCACTTCGCATGACGGCGACGAGACCGCGCCTTGCGTGCTCGCCGGCCCGACCTGCGATTCGGCCGACGTGATGTACGAGAAGACGCCGTATCCGCTGCCGCTGTCGCTGACCATCGGCGACGAGGTGCTGATCGAAGGCACCGGCGCCTACACGACCACCTACTCGGCGGTCGCCTTCAACGGCTTCGAGCCTCTCCGATCCTACGTGATCTGA
- a CDS encoding GNAT family N-acetyltransferase, whose amino-acid sequence MATKWSEGVGSTGCDLLRRMEVGASRAATPSVAFGDISPSRGESARAVAIVAETAADIAAREVLLDLAMGPKRKTKSSEKLRRGRRPSEGLAFVARDAKGAIMGSVRLWDVTLGEGGPAALLLGPLAVDPSLKNAGIGSALMRHAVAEAARLGHGAILLVGDAPYYQRFGFSSEKTGSLAMPGPYERHRLLALELVDGALEGTRGTLKAAGRKLKAQTVAA is encoded by the coding sequence ATGGCCACGAAGTGGTCAGAAGGGGTCGGTTCGACCGGATGCGACCTCCTGCGGCGGATGGAGGTTGGTGCTTCACGCGCGGCGACCCCCTCTGTCGCCTTTGGCGACATCTCCCCCTCGAGGGGGGAGAGTGCCCGTGCTGTTGCCATCGTCGCCGAAACCGCCGCCGACATCGCGGCGCGCGAAGTCCTGCTCGATCTCGCCATGGGACCGAAGCGCAAGACAAAGTCGTCCGAAAAACTGCGGCGCGGCCGCAGGCCTTCGGAGGGCCTGGCTTTCGTTGCGCGCGACGCGAAGGGCGCCATCATGGGCTCGGTGCGGCTGTGGGATGTGACGCTGGGCGAGGGCGGTCCGGCCGCCCTTCTGCTTGGCCCGCTCGCCGTCGATCCGTCGCTCAAGAACGCCGGCATCGGCTCGGCCCTGATGCGCCATGCGGTGGCCGAGGCGGCGCGCCTCGGTCATGGCGCCATCCTGCTGGTCGGCGACGCGCCCTACTATCAGCGCTTCGGCTTTTCCTCGGAAAAGACCGGCTCGCTGGCCATGCCAGGCCCATATGAGCGGCATCGCCTGCTGGCGCTGGAACTGGTCGATGGCGCGCTGGAAGGCACTCGCGGCACGCTGAAGGCAGCGGGGCGCAAGCTGAAGGCGCAGACGGTCGCGGCCTGA
- a CDS encoding SCP2 sterol-binding domain-containing protein has translation MGVQEIADKISSRVASAGFDRSVKFDTGSDGVIVIDGGTVSTTDAPADCTIKLSLDDLDSLIAGDLNPTMAFMTGKIKVEGDMSVAMALSQLIG, from the coding sequence ATGGGCGTTCAGGAGATTGCCGACAAGATCAGCTCGCGCGTGGCAAGCGCCGGATTCGACCGTTCCGTGAAGTTCGACACCGGCAGCGACGGCGTCATCGTCATCGACGGCGGGACGGTATCGACCACCGACGCACCTGCCGACTGCACCATCAAGCTTTCGCTCGACGATCTCGATTCGCTCATCGCCGGCGATCTCAACCCGACCATGGCTTTCATGACCGGCAAGATAAAGGTCGAGGGCGACATGAGCGTTGCCATGGCGCTCAGCCAGTTGATCGGCTGA
- a CDS encoding rod-binding protein, which yields MAISPPSDIVLDVARAVEPADIEAARTALAKRAGGAVGTFSVDTASSINAGSMLSRATADKAAVTDPSKKFKHFEAMVLQTFIQNMLPKDTEGVYGKGLAGDMWKSQLAERVADVMADRGGIGIAKSLLADHYLDGKRKVPIGPVSGGPEKTEIDQQASLSTSLVHELQRKAARSITGDETTIKTDIKI from the coding sequence TTGGCGATCTCTCCACCCAGCGACATCGTTCTGGATGTTGCCCGCGCTGTTGAGCCGGCGGACATCGAGGCTGCCCGAACGGCACTGGCCAAGCGGGCCGGTGGCGCCGTCGGCACCTTCTCGGTCGACACCGCCAGCTCGATCAATGCTGGCTCGATGCTATCGCGCGCCACTGCAGACAAGGCCGCCGTCACCGACCCCTCGAAGAAGTTCAAACATTTCGAGGCCATGGTGCTGCAGACCTTCATCCAGAACATGCTGCCCAAGGACACCGAAGGTGTCTACGGCAAGGGTCTGGCCGGCGACATGTGGAAATCGCAGCTTGCCGAACGCGTCGCCGATGTCATGGCAGATCGCGGCGGCATCGGCATCGCCAAGTCGCTATTGGCCGACCACTATCTCGACGGCAAGCGCAAGGTGCCGATCGGCCCGGTTTCGGGCGGACCGGAAAAGACCGAGATCGACCAGCAGGCCAGCCTGTCCACCTCGCTGGTGCACGAATTGCAGCGCAAGGCCGCGCGGTCGATCACCGGCGACGAAACGACCATCAAAACCGACATCAAGATTTAG
- a CDS encoding LysR family transcriptional regulator, which translates to MIDLNDLRVFEKVAATSSFSVAGRTLGLPKSTVSRNIARLEQVLGVRLFQRTTRAVILTAAGEALQARCIELMSRVDETIAYVESLAGEPRGLLRISAGIGFGINVLSRHLPEFLARFPNIDVSLDLTSRDLDLIADRVDVAIRMGPLPDSALVSTRLGSVPRCLAASPDYLHRRGTPLTPADLAGHECVEMPRGDGRTRTWHFQRGDERATVDVRNRVSVNDALTIHQLVRNGAGMGVLSTYLCLDDFAQGHLVRLLADWAIAPVEVNLLFPSKRELSAAVRAFVNFMREVTVPNGHWQSGLPEVD; encoded by the coding sequence GTGATCGATCTCAACGACCTTCGCGTGTTCGAAAAAGTCGCGGCGACCAGCAGCTTCTCGGTCGCGGGGAGGACGCTCGGCCTGCCGAAGTCGACGGTCAGCCGCAACATCGCCAGGCTGGAGCAGGTGCTAGGCGTGCGGCTGTTCCAGCGCACCACCCGCGCGGTCATCCTGACCGCCGCCGGCGAGGCGCTACAGGCGCGCTGCATCGAACTGATGTCGCGGGTCGATGAGACGATCGCCTATGTCGAAAGCCTGGCCGGCGAACCGCGCGGCCTGTTGCGGATCAGCGCCGGCATCGGCTTCGGCATCAACGTGCTCTCGCGCCATTTGCCGGAATTCCTCGCCCGTTTTCCGAACATCGACGTCTCGCTCGACCTGACGAGCCGCGACCTCGATCTCATCGCCGACCGGGTCGATGTCGCCATACGCATGGGGCCGCTGCCCGATTCGGCGCTGGTGTCGACGCGTCTGGGCAGCGTGCCGCGCTGCCTCGCCGCCTCCCCCGACTATCTGCATCGACGCGGCACACCGCTGACACCCGCCGATCTGGCAGGACATGAATGCGTTGAGATGCCGCGTGGCGATGGCCGGACCCGCACCTGGCACTTTCAGCGCGGCGATGAGCGGGCCACCGTCGATGTGCGCAACCGGGTCAGCGTCAACGATGCGCTGACCATCCACCAGCTGGTGCGAAACGGCGCCGGCATGGGTGTCTTGTCCACCTATCTCTGCCTCGATGATTTCGCGCAAGGACACCTTGTCCGTCTGCTCGCCGACTGGGCAATCGCGCCCGTCGAGGTCAATCTGCTCTTCCCGAGCAAGCGCGAGCTCTCAGCCGCCGTGCGCGCCTTCGTCAATTTCATGCGAGAGGTCACCGTCCCCAACGGACACTGGCAAAGCGGACTTCCCGAGGTGGACTGA
- a CDS encoding IS630 family transposase (programmed frameshift) produces the protein MAKSLSEDLRARVVAAVDGGLSRRAAAARFGVAAASSVRWVREWRETGATCAKPQGGDRRSHRVEAYRDIILAAIERRVDITLVELAELLRQEHGASFATSTIWRFLDRHSMTFKKKTAHASEQERPDVAARRNAWFDAQPDLDPEHLVFIDETGASTKMARLRGRTKRGMRCRSPIPHGHWKTTTFTGALRLTGMTAPMVLDGPMTGEWFVAYVEQVLVPTLRPDDVVILDNLPAHKSAAARVAIEATGARMMFLPPYSPDFNPIENAFSKLKSILRKAAARTVAELWDTISAALPCFTPTECANYFAATGYEPE, from the exons ATGGCGAAATCCTTATCGGAAGATTTGCGGGCTCGGGTGGTCGCAGCGGTTGATGGCGGCCTGTCGCGACGGGCGGCAGCGGCGCGATTTGGCGTGGCGGCGGCAAGCTCGGTGCGTTGGGTCCGGGAATGGCGCGAGACCGGAGCCACCTGCGCAAAGCCGCAGGGCGGCGACAGGCGGTCCCACCGCGTTGAAGCGTATCGCGACATCATCCTGGCGGCGATCGAGAGGCGGGTGGACATCACGCTGGTCGAACTCGCCGAGTTGCTGCGACAGGAGCATGGCGCGTCGTTTGCGACGAGCACGATCTGGCGGTTTCTCGATCGTCACTCCATGACCTTCAA AAAAAAAACGGCGCACGCCAGCGAGCAGGAGCGGCCAGACGTGGCGGCGCGACGAAACGCCTGGTTCGACGCCCAGCCCGATCTTGATCCCGAGCATCTGGTCTTCATCGACGAGACCGGAGCCTCGACAAAGATGGCTCGACTGCGGGGGCGCACGAAGCGCGGGATGCGGTGCCGATCGCCAATCCCGCATGGCCATTGGAAGACGACGACGTTCACCGGCGCCCTGCGCCTCACTGGCATGACCGCGCCAATGGTCCTGGACGGCCCGATGACTGGCGAATGGTTTGTCGCCTATGTCGAGCAGGTTCTCGTGCCGACGCTGCGGCCCGACGATGTCGTGATCCTCGACAACCTGCCGGCGCACAAAAGCGCAGCCGCCCGTGTGGCGATCGAAGCAACCGGCGCAAGGATGATGTTCCTCCCGCCCTATTCCCCCGACTTCAACCCGATCGAGAACGCCTTTTCCAAGCTGAAATCGATTCTACGCAAAGCCGCCGCACGAACCGTCGCGGAATTGTGGGATACCATCAGCGCCGCACTGCCTTGCTTCACACCAACCGAGTGCGCCAACTACTTCGCCGCAACAGGATATGAGCCGGAATGA
- a CDS encoding cupin domain-containing protein, with amino-acid sequence MHDFKIPADDPGRQLSMVDPDDPSLSHLAVVGDTYTVLLTGEQTGGRFCLIDMKVPDGGGPGPHRHDFEEMFHLLEGEIEFTFRGEKRVARAGMTVNIPANAPHSFKNVSGSDVRMLCMCAPAGQEVFFAKVGTSVESRVAVAPELTKDAFGAFLAKAAALAPEFHTELLKP; translated from the coding sequence ATGCATGACTTCAAGATTCCCGCGGACGATCCCGGTCGCCAGCTGTCCATGGTCGATCCCGATGATCCTTCTCTGTCGCATCTGGCGGTGGTGGGTGACACCTACACCGTCCTGCTCACTGGCGAGCAGACCGGCGGACGCTTCTGCCTGATCGACATGAAGGTTCCCGATGGCGGCGGCCCTGGCCCGCACCGGCACGACTTCGAGGAGATGTTCCATCTTCTCGAAGGCGAGATCGAGTTCACCTTCCGTGGCGAGAAGCGGGTGGCGAGGGCCGGCATGACGGTGAACATCCCCGCCAACGCGCCGCATTCCTTCAAGAATGTCTCGGGTTCGGATGTTCGCATGCTGTGCATGTGCGCCCCGGCCGGCCAGGAGGTGTTCTTCGCCAAGGTCGGCACGTCCGTCGAAAGCCGCGTGGCCGTCGCGCCTGAGCTGACGAAGGACGCGTTTGGCGCCTTCCTCGCGAAAGCCGCTGCGCTCGCACCGGAGTTTCACACCGAGCTGCTCAAGCCTTGA
- a CDS encoding alpha/beta hydrolase yields the protein MSVEHPKSPGDQAAMQAMREMLAGLPTLEFAPQSRPAFNELMEQTPAADGVSFEAATVGTVAGWWCRPVASEKGAAILYFHGGAYVLGSAIAHRHFVSQIVKRAGVPAFLPDYRLAPEHAFPAAVEDAQSAFAGLVETGYETIALAGDSAGGGLALSLLALVTAKATQGKGVMPRCAALMSPWTDLALTGGSMTARADADPLVKRAELKKAADLYLKGSDPTDARASPLYQDLGGLPPLLIHVGEDEILLDDSRRVAEAVTNAGGQAALHIWEGMTHVFPSNLSQLQAANEALDMVGAFIRQNIQAG from the coding sequence ATGAGTGTCGAACATCCGAAAAGCCCTGGTGACCAAGCGGCAATGCAGGCGATGCGCGAGATGCTGGCCGGGCTGCCCACGCTGGAATTCGCGCCGCAATCGCGACCGGCCTTCAACGAACTGATGGAGCAGACGCCGGCCGCCGACGGCGTCAGTTTCGAGGCGGCAACCGTGGGGACCGTGGCGGGCTGGTGGTGCCGGCCCGTCGCCAGTGAAAAAGGTGCCGCGATCCTCTATTTTCACGGCGGGGCCTATGTGCTGGGCTCGGCTATCGCGCATCGCCATTTCGTCAGCCAGATCGTGAAGCGTGCCGGCGTACCGGCATTCCTGCCCGACTATAGGCTCGCGCCGGAACATGCATTTCCGGCGGCCGTAGAGGACGCGCAAAGCGCTTTTGCCGGCCTTGTCGAGACTGGATACGAAACGATCGCGCTCGCCGGTGACTCCGCCGGTGGCGGGCTTGCGCTGTCGCTGCTAGCCTTGGTGACGGCGAAGGCCACGCAGGGCAAGGGTGTCATGCCGCGTTGCGCCGCCCTGATGTCGCCGTGGACCGATCTTGCGCTAACCGGCGGCTCAATGACTGCGCGCGCCGACGCCGACCCTCTGGTGAAACGCGCGGAATTGAAGAAGGCCGCGGACCTCTATCTCAAGGGCAGCGACCCGACCGATGCGCGCGCCTCACCGCTCTATCAGGATCTCGGCGGGCTGCCGCCGCTGCTCATTCATGTCGGCGAGGATGAAATCCTGCTCGACGATTCGCGCCGCGTGGCCGAGGCGGTGACCAATGCCGGTGGCCAGGCAGCGCTGCATATCTGGGAGGGCATGACACATGTCTTTCCCTCCAACCTGTCCCAGCTTCAGGCGGCGAACGAGGCGCTCGATATGGTCGGCGCCTTCATCCGCCAGAATATCCAGGCTGGATAG
- the fliR gene encoding flagellar biosynthetic protein FliR, giving the protein MTALSQGVVIAAFLAFCRIGACFMLMPGLSSARVPVQVRLFVAVAATGGLLTFLWDRIFPFVDPRPQILVPMIISELLVGGLIGAMTRLYMEALRFMGSAIAMLIGYGGSGGPAIEEPEPQAALAAIISFSALMLLFVFDFDHEIIKALIASYTVAPVNVFFNPQAALVDVTDTISDAFFLVIRLGSPFVAYAILVNLTIGFVNKLTPQIPIYFISLPFVIAGGMIIFYFAIGTMLSLFANGFVDLALAR; this is encoded by the coding sequence GTGACCGCACTCTCGCAAGGCGTCGTCATCGCGGCGTTCCTCGCCTTCTGCCGCATCGGCGCCTGCTTCATGCTGATGCCCGGCCTGTCGAGTGCCCGCGTTCCGGTCCAGGTCAGGCTGTTCGTCGCGGTCGCCGCCACCGGCGGCCTGCTCACCTTCCTATGGGACCGTATCTTTCCATTCGTCGACCCCCGCCCGCAAATCCTCGTGCCGATGATCATCTCCGAACTTCTGGTCGGCGGCCTGATCGGCGCCATGACCAGGCTCTACATGGAAGCGTTGCGCTTCATGGGCTCGGCCATCGCCATGCTGATCGGTTATGGCGGCTCCGGCGGGCCGGCCATCGAGGAGCCCGAGCCGCAGGCGGCGCTTGCCGCCATCATCTCGTTCTCGGCCCTGATGCTGCTCTTCGTCTTCGATTTCGACCACGAGATCATCAAGGCGCTGATCGCTTCCTACACCGTCGCGCCGGTCAACGTGTTCTTCAACCCGCAGGCGGCCCTGGTCGACGTCACCGACACCATTTCGGACGCTTTCTTCCTGGTCATCCGCCTTGGCAGCCCTTTTGTCGCCTATGCCATTCTCGTCAATCTGACGATCGGCTTCGTCAACAAGCTGACGCCGCAGATACCCATCTATTTCATCTCGCTGCCCTTCGTCATCGCCGGCGGCATGATCATCTTCTATTTCGCCATCGGCACCATGCTGTCGCTGTTCGCCAATGGCTTCGTCGACCTCGCGCTGGCGAGGTAG